A DNA window from Drosophila pseudoobscura strain MV-25-SWS-2005 chromosome 2, UCI_Dpse_MV25, whole genome shotgun sequence contains the following coding sequences:
- the crb gene encoding protein crumbs isoform X2 encodes MAKIVNASASATAATAHVTRQQKRQQQQQRLQHQQRSRSAARRMQSRARTKSAAQITTSTAQHLLKRAISAPQWIFLFILIYLATDVASVEVHTKEAYFNGSTYLRLTTPMPIWDHSAISFRSCRGGEILAQQYNKNSIVISVLNDFLQISLAGPAVHGPNNRLDVKLPYQLLDNRWHTLQFKYEYGNLYLHVDRAASIFANSTYNSQFLTNQDIGYKDAILILGNSFSGCLLDGPGLQFVNNSTIQNVVFGVCPLTPGPCSDHDLFTRLPDNFCLTDPCMGHGTCSSNSEGYECRCTARYSGKNCQKDNGSPCGKNPCVNGGTCLENSRGDYQCFCDAQHSGQHCETEVNIHPLCQSNPCLNNGACVVLGGTGSIACECPKGYAGPRCEIDTDECASQPCQNNGSCIDRINGFSCDCSGTGYTGAFCQTNVDECDKSPCLNGGRCFDTYGWYTCQCLDGWGGEVCDRPMTCQTQQCLNGGSCVDKAIGFQCICPPEYSGELCQLGPSCTQQCPIDSECVGGKCVCKPGTTASDLEPLTPPSIELEMIDPSQCASEKKKRYISPEWLKRKRCELKLSYNCQQSTGDGGAAAAMALTPINCNATNGKCLNGGTCSMNGTHCYCSVGYTGDRCEKADNCSPLNCQEPMVCVQNLCTCPENKVCNQCATQPCQNGGECLDLPNGDYECKCARGWTGRNCANDVDECTLHPKICGNGICKNEKGSYKCYCTPGFTGIHCDSDVDECLSFPCLNGATCHNKINAYECVCQPGYRGENCEIDIDECITNPCSNGSTCIDMINNFTCSCIPGMTGRVCDIDIDDCVGDPCLNGGQCIDQLGSFRCDCSGTGYEGQNCELNIDECVSNPCTNGAKCLDQVKDYFCECHAGYKGKNCDQDINECESNPCQYNSNCLERSNQTLYQLSRLTDLPKVFSQPFSYENASGYECVCVPGIIGKNCEININECESNPCSKHGTCNDGIGTYTCECEPGFEGTHCEINIDECDRFNPCQSGTCIDQINDYECDCDANFGGKNCSVPLIGCLTNPCLNNGTCRPYLVNETVHLYNCTCENGFQGDTCEKTTTLSMVATSLISVTTEREEGYDINLQFRTTLPNGVLAFGTSGEKNEPVSYILELINGRLNLHSSLLNKWEGVFIGSKLNDSNWHKVFVAINTSHLVLSANDEQAIFPVGSYETANNSQPSFPRTYLGGTIPNLKSYLRHLTHQPSAFVGCMQDIVVNGKWIFPDEQSANFTYGDTKLENVQSGCPRTEQCKPNPCHSNGECTDLWHTFACHCPRPFFGHTCQHNMTAATFGHENTTHSAVIVETTDVGRRAIRSILDISMFIRTREPTGQVFYLGSDPRKAPTKNIGDSYVSAKLHGGELLVKMQFSGTPEAYTVGGQKLDNGYNHLIEVVRNQTLVQVKLNGTEYFRKTLSTTGLLDAQVLYLGGPAPTRESLLPASTEPGVDESVTVLSKETTDDSKDYFKGIIQDVKVSNGSLNLIVEMYPLNVTDVQVNAKPLGAVSIDRASVLPGEVSDDLCRKNPCRHNAECRNTWNDYSCKCPNGYKGKDCQEIEFCQLVTCPGESVCQNLDDGYECLTNTTFTGRERSPLAFFYFQEPPPAEETGGETAPKQTLKPSIEIAYRTRAGGTLLFIDNADSFFEIGVNGGRVTITWKLTQLHIGESTRFEKENADGEWSRIFLRAHNGKLEGGWKGWESMVDPAPSFSVDIDQAAIQYLLSSSTQVYLGGMPESRQSRGSTLSAQQGSQFKGCVGEARVGDLLLPYFSNAELYPRTENVSVQLKAQFRLNTTRPDEGCILCFQSDCRNDGFCRAPSDEYACTCQAGYEGDDCSIDIDECLNTVCKNNGTCINQVADFFCQCPEGFEGRYCEQNIDECAMQPCQNGGNCTDLIAAYFCDCPEDYTGPQCDVLKQMTCENEPCRNGSTCENGFNGLTGNNFTCTCASGFEGTLCDVPFCERTPCDNGGLCLTTGVSPMCKCSLGYTGRLCEQDINECDSNPCQNEGKCKDLVGAYECNCLGTGFEGVHCENDIDECSVEGEYCGGLGRCFNKRGSFQCICEKPYCGAYCNFTDPCNATDICGNGGRCMENCGTEPDYYCVCTEGFAGKNCTAPIVAKEDGPSTTDIAIIVIPVVVVLLLIAGALLGTFLVMARNKRATRGTYSPSAQEYCNPRLEMDNVLKPPPEERLI; translated from the exons ATGGCTAAGATCGTGAATGCGTCAGCGTCAGCAACCGCAGCAACTGCGCACGTCACACGACAACagaaacgacaacaacaacaacaacgactaCAACATCAGCAGCGGAGCAGATCAGCAGCAAGAAGAATGCAGAGCCGTGCCCGCACGAAAAGCGCAGCTCAAATTACGACGTCGACAGCGCAGCATTTGCTCAAGCGCGCCATTTCAGCGCCTCAATGGATATTTCTCTtcatattaatatatttagCAACAG ATGTTGCCTCCGTGGAGGTGCATACCAAGGAGGCATACTTTAATGGCTCCACTTACCTCCGTCTGACCACGCCGATGCCCATTTGGGACCATTCGGCGATTAGTTTCCGCTCGTGCCGCGGCGGCGAGATACTCGCCCAGCAGTACAACAAAAACTCAATCGTAATCTCAGTGCTCAACGATTTTCTGCAAATCTCATTGGCCGGCCCCGCCGTCCATGGGCCAAACAATCGCCTGGATGTGAAATTGCCCTACCAACTGTTGGACAATCGCTGGCATACGCTCCAGTTCAAATACGAGTACGGTAACCTCTATTTGCATGTGGATCGTGCGGCAAGCATATTTG CCAACTCCACATATAACAGTCAGTTCCTGACGAATCAGGACATCGGCTACAAAGATGCCATCTTGATACTGGGCAACTCCTTTTCCGGCTGCCTTCTGGATGGACCCGGACTGCAGTTCGTGAACAATTCGACCATACAGAATGTCGTATTTGGGGTATGTCCGCTGACGCCCGGACCCTGCAGCGATCATGATCTGTTTACCcggctgccggacaatttctGTTTGACCGATCCGTGCATGGGTCATGGCACGTGCTCCTCCAATTCCGAGGGCTACGAGTGCCGCTGCACGGCCCGGTACTCGGGCAAGAACTGCCAGAAGGACAATGGCTCGCCCTGCGGCAAGAATCCGTGTGTGAATGGTGGCACCTGCCTGGAGAACTCGCGCGGCGACTACCAGTGCTTCTGCGATGCCCAGCACAGTGGGCAGCACTGCGAAACGGAGGTGAACATCCATCCGCTGTGCCAGTCGAATCCCTGCCTGAACAACGGCGCCTGTGTGGTGCTCGGCGGCACCGGGAGCATCGCCTGCGAGTGCCCCAAGGGCTATGCGGGTCCCCGTTGCGAGATCGACACGGACGAGTGTGCCTCCCAGCCGTGCCAGAATAATGGCAGCTGCATCGACCGCATCAATGGCTTCAGCTGCGACTGCTCCGGCACCGGCTACACGGGCGCCTTCTGTCAGACCAACGTGGATGAGTGCGACAAGAGTCCGTGCCTGAACGGCGGACGCTGCTTCGATACGTACGGCTGGTACACCTGCCAGTGCCTGGACGGATGGGGCGGCGAAGTGTGTGATCGACCCATGACCTGCCAGACCCAGCAGTGCCTCAACGGCGGCTCCTGTGTGGACAAGGCCATTGGGTTCCAGTGCATCTGCCCCCCGGAATACAGTGGAGAGCTCTGCCAGCTGGGCCCGAGCTGTACCCAACAGTGTCCCATCGATTCGGAGTGCGTTGGCGGCAAGTGCGTGTGTAAGCCAGGCACAACGG cttcCGACTTGGAGCCGCTAACGCCGCCTTCGATCGAACTGGAGATGATCGATCCATCACAGTGCGCCAGCGAGAAAAAGAAGCGCTACATCTCGCCCGAGTGGCTTAAGCGGAAACGCTGCGAACTGAAGCTGA GCTACAACTGCCAGCAGAGCACGGGCGATGGAGGAGCGGCCGCCGCCATGGCCTTGACGCCCATCAACTGCAATGCAACCAACGGCAAGTGCCTGAACGGAGGTACTTGCTCAATGAACGGCACCCACTGCTACTGCTCGGTGGGCTACACCGGAGACCGGTGCGAGAAGGCCGACAACTGCTCGCCCCTCAACTGCCAGGAGCCGATGGTGTGCGTCCAGAACCTGTGCACCTGTCCCGAGAACAAGGTATGCAACCAGTGCGCCACCCAGCCCTGCCAGAACGGCGGCGAATGCCTGGACCTCCCCAACGGCGATTACGAGTGCAAGTGCGCCCGCGGCTGGACAGGAAGGAATTGCGCCAACGATGTGGACGAGTGCACGCTGCACCCAAAGATCTGCGGTAATggcatctgcaagaacgagAAGGGGTCCTACAAGTGCTACTGCACCCCAGGCTTCACGGGCATCCACTGCGACTCGGATGTGGATGAGTGCCTCAGTTTTCCCTGTCTGAATGGAGCCACATGCCACAACAAG ATCAATGCCTACGAGTGCGTTTGCCAGCCCGGATACCGTGGCGAGAACTGCGAGATCGACATTGACGAATGCATCACCAATCCCTGTTCGAACGGATCTACCTGCATTGATATGATCAACAACTTTACCTGTTCATGCATACCGGGCATGACGGGACGTGTCTGCGACATTGACATCGACGACTGTGTGGGAGATCCCTGCCTGAATGGAGGCCAGTGCATCGATCAATTGGGCAGCTTCCGATGCGACTGCAGCGGCACTGGCTATGAGGGACAGAATTGTGAGCTAAACATCGACGAGTGCGTGTCCAATCCGTGTACAAACGGGGCGAAATGCCTCGATCAGGTGAAGGACTACTTCTGTGAGTGTCATGCTGGGTACAAGGGCAAGAATTGCGACCAGGACATCAACGAGTGTGAGAGCAATCCCTGTCAGTACAACAGCAACTGCCTGGAGCGATCCAATCAGACGCTGTACCAGCTTAGCCGCCTCACGGACCTTCCCAAGGTGTTTAGTCAGCCATTCAGCTACGAGAATGCCAGCGG CTACGAGTGCGTTTGTGTGCCTGGAATCATTGGTAAGAACTGCGAGATCAACATTAATGAGTGCGAGAGCAATCCCTGCAGCAAGCACGGTACCTGCAACGATGGCATCGGCACCTACACCTGCGAATGCGAACCCGGCTTTGAGGGAACCCACTGCGAGATCAATATCGATGAGTGCGATCGCTTTAATCCCTGCCAGAGCGGCACCTGCATTGACCAGATCAACGACTATGAGTGCGACTGTGATGCCAACTTTGGTGGCAAGAACTGTTCGGTGCCACTGATTGGATGCCTAACAAAT CCCTGTTTGAACAATGGCACTTGTCGGCCGTATTTGGTCAACGAGACCGTTCATCTGTATAATTGCACCTGCGAGAACGGCTTCCAGGGCGACACCTGCGAGAAGACCACTACCCTGTCGATGGTGGCGACCAGCCTCATCTCTGTGACCACCGAGCGCGAGGAGGGCTATGACATTAATTTGCAATTTAGGACAACGCTGCCCAACGGCGTGCTGGCCTTTGGCACCTCCGGGGAGAAGAATGAGCCCGTCAGCTATATTCTAGAGCTGATCAATGGACGCCTGAACCTGCATTCGTCGCTGCTCAACAAATGGGAGGGCGTGTTTATTGGCTCCAAGCTGAATGACAGCAATTGGCATAAGGTGTTTGTGGCCATCAATACGTCTCATTTGGTGTTGTCGGCCAACGATGAGCAGGCCATATTCCCAGTGGGATCCTACGAGACGGCCAACAACAGCCAGCCCTCGTTTCCACGTACCTATTTGGGCGGAACGATACCCAATCTAAAGTCATATCTACGGCATTTGACGCACCAACCGTCGGCCTTTGTGGGCTGCATGCAGGACATAGTCGTCAATGGAAAATGGATCTTCCCCGACGAGCAGAGTGCCAATTTTACGTACGGGGATACCAAGCTGGAGAATGTCCAAAGCGGCTGTCCACGCACCGAACAATGCAAACCGAATCCCTGCCACTCGAATGGCGAGTGCACGGATCTGTGGCACACGTTTGCCTGCCACTGTCCGAGGCCCTTCTTTGGACACACCTGCCAGCACA ATATGACAGCAGCTACTTTTGGGCATGAGAATACCACACATTCGGCTGTGATTGTGGAGACCACCGATGTGGGCAGACGAGCCATACGCTCTATTCTGGATATATCCATGTTTATACGCACTCGAGAGCCCACGGGGCAGGTCTTCTATTTGGGCAGCGATCCACGCAAGGCACCCACCAAAA ACATTGGTGACTCGTATGTTTCGGCCAAGCTCCATGGCGGCGAGTTACTGGTGAAGATGCAGTTCTCTGGGACCCCCGAGGCCTACACCGTGGGTGGACAGAAGCTGGATAATGGCTACAATCATCTCATCGAGGTGGTTCGCAATCAGACACTGGTGCAGGTCAAGCTCAATGGTACCGAGTACTTCCGCAAGACGCTGTCGACGACGGGTCTGCTGGATGCACAGGTGCTATACTTGGGCGGCCCTGCGCCGACGCGTGAATCCCTGCTGCCCGCCAGCACAGAGCCTGGAGTGGACGAGAGTGTCACGGTGCTCAGCAAGGAGACGACAGATGACAGCAAGGACTACTTCAAGGGCATCATCCAGGACGTGAAAGTGAGCAATGGCTCACTCAATCTTATTGTGGAGATGTATCCGCTCAATGTTACGGATGTGCAAGTGAATGCCAAGCCCCTTGGAGCGGTCAGCATTGACCGTGCCTCGGTGCTGCCTGGCGAGGTATCCGACGATCTATGCCGCAAGAATCCCTGCCGACACAATGCCGAGTGCCGCAACACGTGGAACGACTACAGCTGCAAGTGTCCCAATGGGTACAAGGGCAAGGATTGCCAGGAGATCGAATTCTGCCAGCTGGTCACCTGTCCCGGCGAGAGTGTCTGCCAAAACCTGGACGATGGCTACGAATGTCTGACCAATACCACATTCACGGGCCGGGAACGCAGCCCGCTGGCCTTCTTCTACTTCCAGGAGCCACCACCGGCCGAGGAAACTGGCGGAGAAACTGCACCCAAGCAAACCCTCAAGCCGTCCATTGAGATTGCCTATCGGACACGGGCCGGCGGAACTCTTCTGTTCATCGACAATGCAGACAGTTTCTTCGAGATTGGCGTCAATGGGGGACGCGTGACCATCACCTGGAAGCTCACCCAACTGCATATTGGCGAGTCCACGCGGTTCGAGAAAGAGAACGCCGACGGGGAGTGGAGCCGCATCTTTCTGAGGGCCCACAATGGCAAGCTGGAGGGCGGCTGGAAGGGCTGGGAGTCCATGGTGGATCCGGCCCCATCCTTCTCCGTCGACATTGACCAGGCAGCTATTCAGTATTTGCTGTCGAGCAGCACCCAGGTCTACTTGGGCGGCATGCCCGAGTCGCGTCAGTCGCGTGGCTCCACTCTGTCCGCCCAGCAAGGCTCCCAGTTCAAGGGATGTGTGGGAGAGGCGCGTGTGGgcgatctgctgctgccgtacTTCTCCAATGCCGAACTGTATCCCCGCACCGAGAACGTGTCCGTGCAGCTTAAGGCCCAGTTCCGTTTGAACACTACACGGCCCGACGAGGGATGCATTCTGTGCTTCCAGTCGGACTGCCGGAACGATGGCTTTTGTCGGGCCCCGTCCGACGAGTATGCGTGCACCTGCCAGGCGGGCTACGAGGGCGATGATTGCTCCATCGACATCGATGAGTGCCTCAACACGGTGTGCAAGAACAACGGCACCTGCATCAACCAGGTGGCAGACTTTTTCTGCCAATGCCCCGAAGGATTTGAGGGACGCTACTGCGAGCAGAATATCGACGAATGCGCCATGCAGCCCTGCCAAAATGGTGGCAATTGTACGGATCTGATTGCGGCCTATTTCTGCGATTGTCCGGAGGACTACACCGGTCCCCAATGCGATGTCCTCAAGCAGATGACGTGCGAGAACGAGCCTTGCCGGAATGGATCCACCTGCGAGAACGGTTTCA ATGGATTAACTGGCAATAACTTTACTTGCACCTGCGCCTCAGGCTTTGAGGGTACCCTGTGCGATGTGCCCTTCTGTGAGCGAACGCCCTGCGACAATGGAGGCCTCTGCCTGACCACAGGCGTG TCACCCATGTGCAAATGCAGCCTGGGCTACACGGGTCGTCTGTGCGAGCAGGACATCAACGAATGCGACTCGAACCCCTGCCAGAACGAAGGCAAGTGCAAGGATCTAGTGGGGGCCTACGAATGCAACTGCCTCGGCACTGGATTCGAGGGAGTTCACTGCGAAAACGACATTGACGAGTGCAGTGTGGAGGGAGAGTATTGTGGCGGATTAGGTCGGTGCTTTAACAAGCGCGGCTCCTTCCAGTGCATATGCGAGAAGCCCTACTGCGGAGCATATTGCAACTTTACGGATCCCTGCAATGCCACTGATATTTGCGGCAATGGAGGCCGCTGCATGGAGAACTGCGGTACAGAACCGGACTACTATTGCGTTTGCACGGAAGGATTTGCGGGCAAGAATTGCACGGCACCG ATCGTTGCCAAGGAGGATGGCCCATCGACGACAGATATAGCCATCATTGTTATACCCGTTGTGGTGGTGTTGCTCCTGATTGCCGGAGCACTGCTGGGCACCTTCCTGGTGATGGCGCGCAACAAGCGTGCCACGCGCGGCACCTACAGCCCCAGCGCCCAGGAGTACTGCAATCCGAGGCTGGAAATGGACAATGTGCTGAAGCCGCCGCCAGAGGAACGACTTATTTAG